TGACCCTGGGCGACCTGCATGCCTGCGCCGCAGCGTTGCGCGTGGGCGAACGGCGGTTGCTGTCGATCGTCGCCAAGTATGGCGAGGAGACCACCCTGGACGCCATCGAACGCCTGCTCGAGCACGGCGAGGCGATGACCCTGGCGGCCTTTGCCGACCTGCCCAAAGGGGTGTTCCATGCCGAGGACGTGATCGATGAAGATGGCCTGGGCAACGGTCCGTTCACTGTCAAAGTCAGGGTCGAAATCAGCGAGGGCCGCTTCGTCGCCGACTTCACCGGCTCAAGCCTGCAAGCCCAGGGGCCGATCAACAACACCCTGTGCGGCCTGCAGTCGGCAGTGCGCGAAGTGTTCATGGGCGTCGTGCGCCCAGGCATCGCCGCCAACGCCGGCTGCTTCCGCCCCATCGAAGTCATCTGCCCACCCGGCACCATCTGCACCGCCCAGCGTCCTGCACCGGTGTCGGCCTACTTCGAGTCAATGGTCGCAGCCGCCGACGTGATTCGTCGGGCACTGGCGCAGGTCTTGCCGGACCGCCTGATCGCCGGACAACTGGGTTCCGTGTGCTCCATGGTCCTCAACGGCCGTCACTCCGAGACCAACGATGAATACCTGCTGGTGCAGCCCTTGGTCGGCGGCTGGGGCGCCGGGCACGACAAGGACGGCGAGAGCGGCCAGTTCTGCGTGGGTAACGGCGAGACCAGCAACATTCCCGTCGAGTTGACCGAGCGTTGTTATGAAGTGCTGGTGGAGCGCTATGGCTTTCATCAGGAAGACGGCGGTGCGGGCCGTCACCGGGGTGGCCGAGGCGTCACGCTCGACTACCGGATCCTGTCGCCCAGGGCCTGGGTGTCGACCTTCTTCGGCCGGGGTATTACGCCGCCGTGGGGCATCGACGCCGGGCATGAGGGCTCGTGTAACTATGCCGAGGTTATCCGCGCAAAAGGGTCGACCGAACGCTTTAGCCGCGCTAATCGGGTGGCGTTGGAAAGGGGTGATTTGCTGCGGCTGGTGACGGCCAATGGCGGCGGCTGGGGGCCGGCGAAAGAGCGGAGTGTGGCGGCGGTTTTGGAGGATGTGAAGAACGGGTATATCTCGGGGGAGCAGGCGCGGCGGGATTATTCGGTACAGATGTCTGCAGGGGAGGGTAGCGCCGGGGTTTGATTGTCAAGGGCGGGATACACCGAACGCGACAGGAAAATTTATCCATTGCGTTCGGCATCGGTGTCACCCCACGGCTCGTGGACAGACTATCGAATCAAAGCGACGCGTCCGCTTGATAGGCGGGATAGTCGGTGTAGCCACGGGTGACGGCGCCGTTGACGCCATAGAACGATCGTGCGATCGCCCTCAGCCAACGGCCAGTCGTGCCGCATGCGTTCGACCAGGTCCGGGTTGGCGATGAAGGGGCGACCGAAGGCAATCAGGTCCCGATTGCCGCCGACAAGGCGTCTAGCGTGTCCAGCAGGAAGCGCTGACGGTTGGCCTGGGAGTTGTTGGATTTGTCGTCAGAGTTTCGGTTGAGGAATGCATCAAACATCTGCTTGCTGGCATCTAACCGCTGTTGTTCCTCCATCGATACACGGCGGAAGAATGGTGAAGGCTTGGGCTTCGGGCTGTCTTTGGGGAGGTCGAAGCGGCGCATCCATTGGTTGCTGGTACGCTCGTTGAGCCGTATTTCACCGGCAATCGAGCCGTAATGCAGTGAGCCGATATTGTTGACGCGCAATGGTTTGAGTACTTCATTGACCATCACATACAACTCCGGACGTGGATCGATAGTGGCTTTGCCTAAAGCTGGCCAGTTTCCGGCACGAAAAATCGTGCCCCACTCGTAAGGCAGGACGCCTATGCGTACGTCATCAAGTTGGGTAAGTAGATCCTCGGTTGTGCCTAACTTGCTGACCCAGTGGTGAGCCAGGTAGGTGTACCAGTTGAGGTTGGTGTAGCCGGTGCGCCATTTTTTATTGCCGCTAGGTGAGCATAGGTCTACACCTCGGTATTCTTGTATGAGTTCGTACTCAATGTGCTGGTAATTTTCCCATTCGTAGCTGTGCTGAATACCTAGCCCCGCAGCACCGTGCAGTGGACGTAAAATATTGCACAGTGAAAAAATCAAGGTTTCAAAATTTTGTTTTCCCGCGCCTTTCAGTTCATTAATTGGAAGGTAAAGTCTTACGATTGTAATTGATTGGTGAACTTGCTCGCTGGGGGGTGTCAGAAATTTTGTGTTCGGGCATAACATGAGTAAGAGGTGCATGTATGCCAACCAAAAAGAAATCTGAGCGCCAACCGGTGCGGGAGCTGCCGAAGCTTCCAAAGGAACTGCTGGATCAACTCCCTCAAACACTGATGACCGCTGAGGCGATCGAAGAGGCTTCTGCGGCCTTCAAGAAAGCGCTGATTGAACGCGCCCTAAATGCCGAGCTTGGCCACCATTTGGGTTATCCATCGGGCGCGCAGCGCCCGGAGGACGAAACCAACCAGCGCAACGGCAAGAGCGGCAAGACGGTGCTCACCGGCGATGGCCCGATACGCCTGGATATTCCGCGCGACCGCAACGGCAGTTTCTCGCCGATTCTGATCCCCAAGCATGAGCGCCGTTATACCGGTTTCGATGACAAGATCATCGCCATGTACGCCCGTGGAATGACGGTCAGAGAGATTCGTGCGTTTCTTTCTGAGCAGTACAGCACGGACGTCTCGCCCGATTTCATCAGCTCTGTGACCGACGAGGTCATGGAAGAGATTGGCGCGTGGCAACAGCGCCCGCTGGAGCCGATGTACCCGGTCATTTTCTTTGATGCGCTACGGGTGAAGATCCGCGAAGAAGGCTTGGTACGCAACAAGGCCATTTACCTGGCGTTGGGTGTTTTACCCGACGGGACGCGCGATATCCTGGGCATCTGGATCGAGAACACCGAGGGTGCGAAGTTCTGGATGAAGGTGTTCAACGACCTCAAAACGCGAGGCGTCGAGGACGTGCTGATTGCCGTGACCGATGGCCTCAAGGGCATGCCAGAGGCCCTCAGCGCAGTGTTTCCAGAAACAACACTGCAGACATGCATTGTGCATCTGATTCGCAACAGCCTGGACTACGCGGCTTGGGACAAGCGTCGAGCACTGGCCAAGGCGCTGAAGCCGATTTATCAGGCCATCAACGCAGAAGCGGCTGAGCAGGCCTTGGATGAGTTTGAAAACGGGCCTTGGGGCAAACAGTATCCAACGGTCGTGGCCGCCTGGAGACGCGCTTGGGATCGAGTGATTCCATTCTTTGTTTTCCCGCCCGCCATCCGGAAGGTGATCTATACCACCAACGCGATTGAGAGCATCAATGCTCAGCTACGTAAGATCATAAAGACCCGTGGCCACTTCCCGAACGACGATGCAGCGACCAAACTGATCTGGTTGGGGCTACGAAACATCACGGCAAACTGGGGTTCAGCGGCCCATGACTGGAAAAGTGCGATGAATCAATTTGCGATTCTGTACGGAGATCGGTTCATCAGGCCGACCTGGTGAAAATCAGGGCCTGCCTGACGGCAGGCCATTACCGGCCCGCACACAAAAAAACTGACAGTCCCGCTCGCTGATCTCAACCAACCCCACCCCCTCAAAGCACCCGCCGCCGACAATGCAAAACCGCCTCACTGATCATCCCATGCACCAACGCCGGCGAAACGCCCAAAATCCGCGCAATCTCATTCTGCTTCATCCCATGAATCCGGCACATTTCAAACGCATACCGCGTACGCTCCGGCAGATCCGACAGCGCGCCGCAAACCCTCTCCAGCACCTGCTGATCCGACACCAACGCTTCCGGCGTTTCCGCCTGGGGGCCGGACACTTCGCTGCTGTCGTCGTCGTGGGCGATCAGGCGTTCTTCGAATTGGCGGCGGCGGTAGTGGTCGATCGACAGGTTGCGCACGATGCGGGTGAGGTAGGAGGCTTGGGAGCGGATTGGGCCGCTGGCGTCGGCTTCGCCCATTTTCAGGAAGGCTTCGTGGACGATGTCTTCGGCGTGGCTGCGGCAGCCGGTGATGCGCGCGGCGAGTGCAATCAGGCGTAGGCGCCGCTCGAAGAACACTTCCAGCAATTGGGAGCCGCTCCCCGCCGTACTGGGCTTTTGCATGGTGCACCTGGGTTGTTTTTATGAATCAGCCAGCGAGGGGTGGGAATTTATTCTTATTAAGAATTATTTGCAATCAGTCCTCCGGGCAGATCAGCCTAAATGCCATCATTCAACGCTTAAGGCGCTCACAGCCTGGTGTTGGAACTGGACTCAAACCGCCGGACATGGAGTAAGCTTGGCGAAATTTTCTGTCTACCCGCCAAGATGACCCATCCTTCCAGCCCGCAGAAATCCACTGATGAAATCGCCGCCGACTGGTGTGTGCGCCTGCATTTTGGCGAGAGCACGGCGGCCGATCGTGCCGAGTTTCGGCGTTGGCATGACGCGGATCCGTCCCATGCGGCGGAGTACGCGAACATGTGCCGGATCTGGCAGGTCAGCGAGCAACTGCCCGCCACATTCGAGGTCGAACGCTCGGAGCGCTCGCGTTGGCGCGGGCCTTTGCCGTTGCTGGCGCGCGCGGCGGTGCTGGTGGCTGCAGTGGGTGCCATTTGGGGGGCAGGGTGGTCGGCGGGCGTGCTGCCAGGCAGTGTTCGCTACTACATGGCGCAGGAAGTCCGGCGCTCGGTGCAGTTGCCGGATCACAGCCAGGTGCAACTCAATCAGCGCACGGGTCTGGTCTATCTCGGTTTTCGCGATCAGCGCCAGGTACTGCTGCGCGATGGCGAGGCGTTTTTCGATGTGCAGCGCGACTTTGACAAGCCGTTTGTGATTCGCGCCGATAACGCCGATGTCAGGGTTACCGGGACTCACTTCAACGTCTGGACCGGGCCGGAGCAAACCACGGTGACCGTCACCGAAGGTTCGGTACTGGCTTCGCGCAGTGAAGGCAGCAGCGACAATAATCAGGGGGCCGTGCTCACCGCCGGCATGCAAGCGGCGTTCAGCCCGGAGCAAATGGTCCAGCTAGCGCGCATTGATCCGTCCCGGGCCGCGGCCTGGCGCGAGGGCAAGCTGATGCTCGATGACGTCAGCGTGCGCGACGCACTGCCGCTGATCAATCGCTACCTCGACGTGCCGTTGCAGCTGGCGACCAGCGATGTCGGCGACCTGCGCTTCGGCGGCACCTATGACACCGCCGAGCTGGCGCAATTGGTCAGCGCGCTGCCGAAAATCCTCCCGGTCAACGTGCGCCACACGGATCAAGCGACGCTGCTGTTGCGCCGCTGAAACCGGTCCTGTGAATTTCTTTTCAGTGATTTGCTGAACAAATCACCCGCTCATTCGTCGATCCGGCATGCCCTTAAATCACGCCACCGGAAGCACTATGAGCGCCTATCCACTGAATCGACCCGCCCTGCGTCTGCGCACCTGCATCGCCGCCATCCTCGGCCTGACACTGCTGACCGCCGTGCCGGCAATCGCCGCCCCGGTCCAGGTCAACATCCCTTCGCAGGCACTGTCGTCGGCGCTTGCCGATCTGGCCCGGCAGGCCAATCTGCAGATCATCTACAGCCAGGACACAGTGTCTGGCATTCGCAGTCGTGACGTCGCCGGCGCGATGGAGCCGGAGGCGGCGCTGCGGCAGTTGCTGGGCGGGGCGAAGATTGTCTATCAGATCGATGGCAATCACGTGACCTTGCAGGGCAGCAGTGAGGGTTCAGTGATGGCCTTGCCGGCAACCAGCGTCGTTGGCCAGGCCTACAGCTCCGTGGACCCCAACGACGGCTATGTCGCCACCCGCGCGTCGGCGGGCACCAAGACCGACACACCGCTGGTTGAAACGCCGTATTCGGTGTCGGTGGTCACCCGCGAGCAGATTGAAGCCCAGCAGCCGAAGACCGTCGCCCAGGCGCTGCGGTATACGCCGGGGGTCAATGCCGAAATTGCCGGCCCGCAGTTCGTCACCGATCAGTTGACCATTCGGGGCTTTCAGCAGGGCACCGGGCGCATGTTGCGTGACGGTACGCGCACTTTCCTGCCCGATTTTCTCGGCTGGGACGCCCCCGAGCCTTACGGCCTGGAACGCATCGAGGTGCTGCGGGGTGCCAGTTCGGTGCTCTACGGCGCCTCCGACCCGGGCGGACAGATCAACCTGGTGACCAAGCGGCCGACGCTCGAGCCGCTGCATGAAGTGCAGTTGCAGATGGGCAACCAGAACTACCAGCAGGGCGCCTTTGACCTGGGCGATGCGCTGGACGAGGAGGGCATCTGGAGTTACCGGCTGACGGGGCTGTTCCGCGAGGGTGATGCGCAGACCGAGCACATCACCAACCGTCGTCAGTACATCGCCCCCGCCATCAGCTACCGGCCCAGCGACAACACCGAGCTGACCTTCCTCGGCGAGTACCAGAAACAGACCGGCAACTTCGCCAACCCGTTGCCGGCCCAGGGCACGGTGTTTCGCGATCCCCGTGGACGCCTGGACCGTGACACCTACGTCGGCGACACCGCCTATGACTTCATGACCAACGAAAAGACCTCGTTGGGCTACGTCTTCGAGCACCACTTCGACGAAGTCTGGACTGCGCGGCAGAACCTGCGTTACAGCGACTACCGTCAAGCCAGTTCCGAAATCGCCATCTTCGGACCGGTGGGCGACCAGTACTCACGCTACAACGATCAACGCCAGGGCGACGGGCATCTGTTCACCATGGACAACCAGATTCAGGCCAACTTCGCCACGGGCCCGCTGGAACACACGCTGTTGACCGGCGTCGACTACAACAACGGCACGTTTGATCAGGACCAAGCGCTGAACTTCATCCTCGAAAGCTTTGACGCGTTCAACCCGGTCAACGGCCAGCCACTGACGTTCGTGCCGTTCAGTGCCAGCAGCTATGAACAGAAAATGTCGCAGACCGGTGTCTACCTGCAGGACCAATTGAAGGTCGACCAGTGGGTGTTCCTCCTCGGCGGTCGTTACGATTGGGCCAGCAACCAGAAGGACGATCGCGCACCGCAAACCCAGAAGGATGAGAAGTTCAGCGGTCGCGCCGGCATTGTCTACCTCTTCGAGAATGGCCTGGCACCCTATGCCAGCTACAGCGAATCGTTCCTGCCGGTGATGGGGGTGACCGCAAACAACTCGCAGCTGGATCCGGAAATCGGCAAGCAATACGAAGTCGGTCTCAAGTACGAGCCGCCGGGCAGCAACAGCCTCTACACCATTGCCTGGTTCGACCTCACCAAAGAGAACGCCACGGAGAGCGTCAACGGCTTCTCCCGCCAGGAAGGTGAAGTGCGTTCCCAGGGTATCGAGTTGGAGGCCAAGACTGAAATCACCGAGGGTTTCAACCTGATCGGCAGCTACACCTGGAACGATGTCGAAGTCACCCAATCGGACGTCGGCAACAAGGGCAATACGCCGTTCCGGGTACCCGAGCACATGGCGTCGCTGTGGGGCGACTACATCGTCCAGAGTGGCGCATTGGCCGGCTTGCGCCTGGGGGCGGGGACCCGTTACGTGGGCATCACCTTCGGTGATTCGGCCAACAGTTTCAAAGTCGACAGCTACACCGTGGTCGACGCACTGGTCGGCTACCAGTTGGGTAAGCTCGATGCCTCACTGGACGGCATGGAAGTTTCGTTGAATGCCACTAACCTGTTCGACGAAGAGTATGTGGCCGGTTGCTTCAGCAATGTTGGCTGCCAATACGGACAGCAGCGCACGGTCTACGGTACCGTGAGTTACAACTGGTAAGCCGAGTACGAACATGACCGCCCGAGCCTTGCGCACCTGGTATCTGGTCCATAAATGGACCAGCCTGATTGCCACCGTCTTTTTGTTGTTGCTGTGCCTGACGGGGTTACCGCTGATCTTTCAGGAAGAGATCGAGCATTACTTCGAACCGCACCCGCCGTTGCCTGCGCTGACGGCGCAAACGCCGAAAATCGACTACGACCAGGTGATCGCCGGTGCCTTGGCCGCGCGGCCGGGTGAGGTCGTGCGCTTTGTCGGTTTCGATCCGCACGACCCGATTGGCGTGGTGATCACGGCCACGAGCCTGGTGCCGCCGCCGATTGACGGGCACTTTCAGTCGTTCGATATGCGCACCGGCGAGCTGTTCCCGGCGGAGCCGCCCGACAAGGGTTTCATGAACCTGATGTTGCGCCTGCATACCGATCTGTTCCTCGGTCTGCCGGGCTATCTGTTTCTCGGCTTCATGGGCCTGCTGCTGGTGGCGTCGCTGGTGTCCGGGGTGGTGGTGTACACGCCGTTCATGCGCAAGCTGGACTTCGCCACTGTGCGCAGCGAACGCAGTCAACGACTGAAATGGCTGGACCTGCACAACGTGCTCGGCATCGTCACCCTGGCCTGGGTATCGGTGGTGGGCATCACCGGCGTGATCAATACCCTGTCGCTGCCCATCCAGGGTATGTGGCAGAGCGGCCAGTTGGCGGAGATGACCGCGCCCTACAAGGACGCACCGCCGCTGCAAAGCCTCGGCTCGTTGCATAAGGCGCTGGAAACCGCTCGCAAGGCGGCGCCGGACATGGAGCCGAGTTTCGTCGCCTTTCCCGGGACCCAATTCAGCAGCCAGCACCACTACGCGGTGTTCATGCGCGGTACCACGCCACTCACGGCGCGCCTGCTCAAGCCGGCCCTGGTGGACGCCCGGACCAGTGAGTTGACGGACATGCGCGAGATGCCCTTGTACGTGAAAACCCTGCTGATCTCCCAACCCCTGCACTTTGGCGACTACGGCGGCCTGCCGTTGAAAATCATCTGGGCCCTGCTCGACCTGGTGACCATTGTCGTCCTCGGCAGCGGCCTGTACCTCTGGCTCGGACGGCGCAAGGTGCCGCTGGAAAAACGCCTTGCCGAACTGAACGCCAGCGGCCTGTCAACGGAGGGCAGGGCATGAGGCGCGGGCTCTGGATGATCTTTCGCTGGCCGTTGGCGCTGGCGCTGCTGAGCCTGTTCGGTCTGCTGTCGGCGCTGATTGGCGATGAGGTCTATGACCTGCTGTCGTGGCTGACCCTGGGGGTGCCACTGCTGCTGGTCGGGGTGGTGTGGATTCGCCTGCGCCGGATAACCCGGTTGAGAGACCGAATGCAACGGCCTGATCAGCGCCGATTGGCAACTACCACCGCACCCAACCGAGATACCTCCATGGAGGAATAGTCCCCGCCAGCGTTCCGGTTCAGGCTTGCGCCATCCTCATCTACGGGAAGGCTTGAACATGTCCCATCTGGCGCAACGCACCTTCGAACCCTTGAACATTGCCGTGCTCACCATCAGCGATACCCGCACCTTCGACACCGACACCTCGGGGCAGACCCTGGCGGATTTGCTGCAAACCGCCGGGCATCAGTTGATCGACCGCGGGCTGGTCAAGGATGACATTTATCAGATCCGCGCCATCGTTTCGCGCTGGATCGCCGACCCCCAGGTGCAGGTGGTGCTGATGACCGGCGGGACCGGCTTCACCGCGCGGGACAACACGCCGCAGGCGGTGCTGCCGTTGCTGGACAAGCATGTCGAAGGCTTCGGTGAGCTGTTCCGCCAGGTGTCGCTGGAAGAGATCGGCATGTCCAGCCTGCAGTCGCGGGCGCTGGCCGGGATGAGCAACGGCGTGCTGGTGTGCTGCGTGCCCGGGTCGCCAGGCGCCTGCCGTACCGCGTGGAACAAGATCCTCCTCGGTCAACTCGACAGCCGCACCGGCCCGTGCAATTTCGCCCCGCATTTGAAGCCCCAGGCGCAGCGAGAGATTGCAGCGTGCGAGTCGCGCTCATGAGCGCCGGGGTGTGTGACCTTGGCCACCTGATGCCGGTGGATGACGCCATCGCTCATCTGCTCGATCAGGTGCCGCCACCGCCGGCGGCGCAGATGATTGCCTTGGAACAGGCCATGGGCCGGGTGCTGGCGGCGGACATTCACTCGCCGTTGAACCTGCCGGGCTGGGACAACAGCGCCATGGACGGTTATGCCCTGAGGGCTGCCGACCTGCCTGCAGACGGCGGATACCTGCCGGTAGGCGGGCGAATTGCCGCAGGCGATCAGGCGGCTATACCGTTGCCGGCAGGGCAGGCGGTGCAGATTTTTACCGGTGCGCCGTTGCCGCCGGGGGCCGACACGGTGGTCGCGCAGGAGCGTTGCAAGGTCGAGGGCGAGCGGGTGTGGTTTCCTCCCGTCACCTTGGGCGATCACGTGCGCAAGGAGGGCGAAGAGCTTCGGCGCGGTGATCTGCTGTTCAGCGCGGGCAAGCGTCTGCGTGCTCAGGAAATCGGTTTGCTGGCCGGTGCCGGCGTGGCCCGGGTCGAGGTCTATCGGCCGCTGCGGGTGTGCCTGCTGAGCAGCGGCAATGAGCTGCGTGAGCCGGGCGAAGCCTTGGCGCCGGGGCAGATCTACAACAGCAATCGTTACTGCCTCGCCGCGTTGTTGAAGGGCTGGGGCGTTGAGGTGCATGACTACGGGGTGATGGTCGACGAGCTGGCGGCCAGCCGCCACGCCCTGAGCCTGGCGTCTTCGGAATGCGACCTGCTGCTGAGTTCCGGTGGCGTGTCGGTGGGCGAGGAAGACCACCTCAAGCAGGCGATCAAGGAACTGGGCAGCGTGGATTTCTGGCGCCTGGCGATCCAGCCCGGCAAGCCGTTGGCCTTTGGCGAAGTGGGTGGCAAGCCGTGGATTGGCATGCCGGGCAATCCGTCGGCGGCGCTGATCACCGCGCTGGTGGTGGTGCGACCGTTCCTGCTGCGCGCCCAAGGCATGACCGACGTGCTGCCAACGCCTGTGGCCGTGCCGGCCGGATTCGACTGGCTGCAGCCGAACAAGCGCCGCCAGTACCTGCGCGCCCGACTGACCGCTGACGCCGGTGGCGCGTTGCAGGTGGAACTGCACCCGCAGCAAAGCTCGGCGATGTTGACTGCTGCGTGCTGGGCTGACGGGTTGGCGGTGATTGAACGCGAGCAGGTGGTGCACAAGCATGACCAAGTGCTGTTCCTGCCGTTTGCCGGGCTGATGCAGTGACGGCAATTGATTGCGGTCAAGGCCGTTACTTTCGGGCTGCATAAACTGGCCTTTGAATTCCTCTGTAGGAGCGAGCCTGCTCGCGATGGGGCCCGTAAGACATGCATCGCCTGTAAGGTCGCCATCGCGAGCAGGCTCGCTCCTACAGGTGATCTGCGTCTTCGTTTTACATGAGGATCACCCATGCAACTGGTCTGCCCCGCAGGGAATCTGCCTGCGCTGAAAGCGGCGGTGCGCCAAGGCGCGGATGCCGTGTATGTCGGCTTTCGCGATGACACCAACGCCCGGCATTTCGCCGGCCTGAACATGGACGACAAGCAGTTCGATGCCGCCGTCGCCCACATCCGCCAGCACCAACGCAAACTCTATGTCGCGGTCAACACCTACCCGCAGCCCAAGGGCTGGGAGCGTTGGCAGCGGGCAGTGGATCGTGCTGCGGATTTCGGCGTCGACGCGCTGATCGCCGCCGACCCCGGGGTGCTCAATTACGCCAGCCAGCGCCATCCACAACTGGCCCTGCACTTGTCGGTCCAGGGTTCGGCGACTCAGGCGGCGGCACTGGAATTCTATGCCCAGCGCTATGGCATCCGTCGCGCCGTGCTGCCGCGCGTGCTGTCGCTGGCCCAGGTGCGCCAGGTCGCGGCGAGCAGTTCGGTGCCGATCGAAGTCTTCGGTTTCGGCAGCCTGTGCATCATGGCCGAAGGGCGCTGCCACCTGTCTTCCTATATCACCGGCGAGTCGCCGAACCTGTGTGGCGTCTGCTCGCCGGCCAAGGCCGTGCGCTGGAGCGAGGACGCCGAGGGTTTGAGTGCACGCCTCAGCGAAGTGCTGATCGACCGTTACGGCGCCGATGAGCCGGCCGGCTATCCGACCCTGTGCAAGGGCCGTTTCCTGGTCAATGGCAAACGTTTCCACGCGCTGGAAGAACCCACCAGCCTCGACACCCTGGACCTGCTCCCGGAGCTCACCGCCATCGGTGTCGAAGCCGTGAAAATCGAGGGTCGGCAACGCAGCCCGGCCTATGTCGAGCAGGTCACCCGGGTCTGGCGCGCGGCACTCGATGCGCACCGCAGTGCGCCGGGCGGGTTCCGGGTCAAGGACGAATGGCGCCAGGTGTTGGCCGGTTTGTCCGAAGGCAACCAGACCACCCTGGGTGCTTATCATCGATCGTGGCAGTGAGGGAGGGAGCATGAAGTTAAGCCTTGGACCGGTCCTGTTCTACTGGGACAAAGAGCAGCTCAGCAGCTTTTACGCCGAGATGTCGGCGCTGCCCCTGGACGTGATTTACCTGGGGGAAACCGTGTGTTCGAAACGCCGGGCGTTTTCCCTCGATCAATGGCTGGGCCTGGGTCGTGAGTTGCAGGAGTGCAGCCAGGCGCAGTTGGTGATTTCCAGCCTCACGCTGATCGAAGCCGCGTCCGAACTGTCGAGCCTGCGCCGTCTGTGTGACAACGGCCAGTTGCTGGTGGAAGCCAACGACCTGGGCGCGGTGCAGTTCCTCGCCGAGCGCAAGCTGCCGTTCGTTGGCGGGCCGGCGCTGAATCTGTACAACGGCCATTCGCTGGCGCAATTGCTCGACAGCGGTATGGTCCGCTGGGTGCCGCCGGTGGAGTGTTCGGCGGCGCTGATCCGCGATGTGATCCAGCAGGTCGGTGAACTCGGGCACGCGCTGCCGGAGGTGGAAATCTTCGCCTACGGGCATTTGCCGCTGGCTTATTCCGCGCGCTGCTTTACCGCGCGGGCGGAAAACCGGCCCAAGGATGACTGCCAGTTCTGCTGCATCAACTACCCCGATGGGTTGGCTCTGACTAGCCAGGAAGGCCAGGCGTTGTTCACCCTCAATGGCATCCAGACCATGTCCGCCGAGGTGACCAATCTGCTTGCCGATTACGCCGGATTGCAGGCCTGTGGTGCCGATCTGGTGCGCCTGAGCCCGCGTGCCGAGGGCATGGCGCAGGTGGTCGAAGCCTGGCAGCAGGTGCGCGAGGGCGCGACGCCGCCGTTGTTTGTCGAAGGCTGCAACGGCTACTGGCATGGCCAGGCCGGGATGCTGCGGGTAGAGGAGATGGGCCTGTGCTGAAGCGTAAACAATGGCTGTTGAAAGGCGCCGACCGGGTGCTGCCGCTGGTGCGTCGCGTGCCGTTCGTGGTGCAGCGCCTGGCGTTGCAACAGACCCTCAATCGCTGCCTCGCCGAGCCCTTGCGCGACGGCGAATTCGAGGTGCTGCGCGGCCGTTGGTTGTGCCTGCGCATCAACGATCTCGGCCTGTCCTGGTACATCACCCGCAGCCGCGACGGCTTGCAGATCGCCCGCGAGGCTCCGGCCGACGTGACCATCAGCGGCAACTGGCGCGAGTTCCTGTTGCTCGCCAGCCGTCAGGAAGACCCCGACACCCTGTTCTTCCGGCGCCGGCTGGTGATCGAGGGTGATACTGAGTTGGGGCTTACCCTGAAAAACCTGATCGACAGCCTTGATCCGGACGTATTGCCGGTATGGCTGTGGCGCAATCTGGAGCGAGCAGGGAAGGGCTTGGCGGCGAGCTGAACCAGATCTACCTGGCAAACATCAT
This region of Pseudomonas fluorescens genomic DNA includes:
- a CDS encoding hydantoinase B/oxoprolinase family protein; this encodes MSNANPFTREIIKNALVAIGEEMFIALKRTSMSPIIYEALDYGIGLTDARGQLISQGNGIPGFIGTLDGAVRSVMEKFALEDILPGDMFITNDPYGGGGTHLSDVSMIMPVFHQERLIAWTANKAHWTEVGGKDPGSFSSDASEIYQEGLQFPTVRIYDRGRINQAVVDIIAANVRLPEMTLGDLHACAAALRVGERRLLSIVAKYGEETTLDAIERLLEHGEAMTLAAFADLPKGVFHAEDVIDEDGLGNGPFTVKVRVEISEGRFVADFTGSSLQAQGPINNTLCGLQSAVREVFMGVVRPGIAANAGCFRPIEVICPPGTICTAQRPAPVSAYFESMVAAADVIRRALAQVLPDRLIAGQLGSVCSMVLNGRHSETNDEYLLVQPLVGGWGAGHDKDGESGQFCVGNGETSNIPVELTERCYEVLVERYGFHQEDGGAGRHRGGRGVTLDYRILSPRAWVSTFFGRGITPPWGIDAGHEGSCNYAEVIRAKGSTERFSRANRVALERGDLLRLVTANGGGWGPAKERSVAAVLEDVKNGYISGEQARRDYSVQMSAGEGSAGV
- a CDS encoding IS256 family transposase, whose translation is MPTKKKSERQPVRELPKLPKELLDQLPQTLMTAEAIEEASAAFKKALIERALNAELGHHLGYPSGAQRPEDETNQRNGKSGKTVLTGDGPIRLDIPRDRNGSFSPILIPKHERRYTGFDDKIIAMYARGMTVREIRAFLSEQYSTDVSPDFISSVTDEVMEEIGAWQQRPLEPMYPVIFFDALRVKIREEGLVRNKAIYLALGVLPDGTRDILGIWIENTEGAKFWMKVFNDLKTRGVEDVLIAVTDGLKGMPEALSAVFPETTLQTCIVHLIRNSLDYAAWDKRRALAKALKPIYQAINAEAAEQALDEFENGPWGKQYPTVVAAWRRAWDRVIPFFVFPPAIRKVIYTTNAIESINAQLRKIIKTRGHFPNDDAATKLIWLGLRNITANWGSAAHDWKSAMNQFAILYGDRFIRPTW
- a CDS encoding RNA polymerase factor sigma-70 — translated: MQKPSTAGSGSQLLEVFFERRLRLIALAARITGCRSHAEDIVHEAFLKMGEADASGPIRSQASYLTRIVRNLSIDHYRRRQFEERLIAHDDDSSEVSGPQAETPEALVSDQQVLERVCGALSDLPERTRYAFEMCRIHGMKQNEIARILGVSPALVHGMISEAVLHCRRRVL
- a CDS encoding FecR family protein: MTHPSSPQKSTDEIAADWCVRLHFGESTAADRAEFRRWHDADPSHAAEYANMCRIWQVSEQLPATFEVERSERSRWRGPLPLLARAAVLVAAVGAIWGAGWSAGVLPGSVRYYMAQEVRRSVQLPDHSQVQLNQRTGLVYLGFRDQRQVLLRDGEAFFDVQRDFDKPFVIRADNADVRVTGTHFNVWTGPEQTTVTVTEGSVLASRSEGSSDNNQGAVLTAGMQAAFSPEQMVQLARIDPSRAAAWREGKLMLDDVSVRDALPLINRYLDVPLQLATSDVGDLRFGGTYDTAELAQLVSALPKILPVNVRHTDQATLLLRR
- a CDS encoding type VI immunity family protein — protein: MHLLLMLCPNTKFLTPPSEQVHQSITIVRLYLPINELKGAGKQNFETLIFSLCNILRPLHGAAGLGIQHSYEWENYQHIEYELIQEYRGVDLCSPSGNKKWRTGYTNLNWYTYLAHHWVSKLGTTEDLLTQLDDVRIGVLPYEWGTIFRAGNWPALGKATIDPRPELYVMVNEVLKPLRVNNIGSLHYGSIAGEIRLNERTSNQWMRRFDLPKDSPKPKPSPFFRRVSMEEQQRLDASKQMFDAFLNRNSDDKSNNSQANRQRFLLDTLDALSAAIGT